Proteins encoded in a region of the Calidithermus timidus DSM 17022 genome:
- a CDS encoding PSP1 domain-containing protein — translation MDCVGVRFNHGPKLYDYSFSGEPPAQGSWVVVSTPRGLELGKVRTAPRSGRPQGEVVRQATPQDLEAASRLRERAEDLKWWLKARFRRENVPAKLLGCEFTLDGNHLSVHYSAEERVDLRRWVGEISRLAGARVEFLALGPRDQTAYLGTLGACGMESCCSTHLQDFAQVSIKMARDQQLPLSPEKISGPCGRLLCCLQYEHELYQELLAGLPKKNAKVCTIHDVCGKVVKLNPLAQTVDMITEEGSMVTAHKDELRR, via the coding sequence CACGGCCCCAAACTCTACGACTACAGCTTCAGCGGGGAACCCCCCGCCCAGGGGAGCTGGGTGGTGGTCAGCACCCCCAGGGGCCTCGAGCTCGGCAAGGTGCGCACCGCGCCCCGCTCGGGGCGGCCCCAGGGCGAGGTGGTGCGGCAGGCCACCCCCCAGGATCTCGAGGCCGCCAGCAGGCTGCGCGAGCGGGCCGAGGACCTCAAGTGGTGGCTCAAGGCCAGGTTCCGCCGGGAAAACGTCCCGGCCAAGCTGCTGGGCTGCGAGTTCACCCTCGACGGCAACCACCTCTCGGTGCACTACTCCGCCGAGGAGCGCGTGGACCTGCGCCGCTGGGTGGGGGAGATCTCCCGGTTGGCGGGTGCCCGCGTGGAGTTCCTGGCGCTGGGCCCGCGCGACCAGACCGCCTACTTGGGCACGCTGGGGGCCTGCGGCATGGAGTCGTGTTGCTCGACCCACCTGCAAGACTTCGCCCAGGTCTCCATCAAGATGGCCAGGGACCAGCAGCTCCCGCTGTCGCCCGAGAAGATCTCCGGCCCCTGCGGTCGCCTGCTGTGCTGCTTGCAGTACGAGCACGAGCTCTACCAGGAGCTCCTGGCGGGACTGCCCAAGAAGAACGCCAAGGTGTGTACCATCCACGACGTGTGCGGCAAGGTGGTCAAGCTCAACCCGCTGGCCCAGACCGTGGACATGATCACCGAGGAGGGCAGCATGGTCACGGCCCACAAGGACGAGCTGCGGCGCTGA
- a CDS encoding methyltransferase domain-containing protein — MPWNPEQYEKFKAERTAPFDDLLALVKVRPGLRAVDLGCGTGELTRRLADRLPGSTVTGLDSSPEMLARSQNFAREGLSFVQGDFRELEGQYDLIFSNAALQWADDHPTLFARLWGCLNPGGQMVVQMPANGDHPSHRLAREVAEEPEFRAYFPNSGRRHPVLPVEDYAQLFFDLGGQDITAVLKVYPHVLPDADAIVEWVKGTLLTAYLGVLPEELQGAFLERYRSRLNELMPQKPVFYGFKRVLLAASKPAV, encoded by the coding sequence ATGCCCTGGAACCCCGAACAGTACGAGAAATTCAAAGCCGAGCGCACCGCCCCCTTCGACGACCTGCTCGCGCTGGTCAAGGTCAGGCCCGGCCTGCGGGCCGTGGACCTGGGCTGCGGGACCGGCGAGCTCACCCGCCGCCTGGCCGACCGCCTGCCCGGCAGCACCGTAACCGGGCTCGACAGCTCCCCCGAGATGCTCGCCAGGAGCCAGAATTTCGCCCGCGAGGGGCTCAGCTTCGTGCAGGGCGACTTCCGGGAGCTCGAGGGGCAGTACGACCTGATCTTCTCCAACGCCGCGCTGCAGTGGGCCGACGACCACCCCACCCTCTTCGCCCGGCTCTGGGGCTGCCTGAACCCCGGCGGGCAGATGGTGGTGCAGATGCCCGCCAACGGCGACCACCCCTCCCACCGCCTGGCCCGCGAGGTCGCCGAGGAGCCGGAGTTCAGGGCGTACTTCCCCAACAGCGGCCGCCGCCACCCGGTCCTGCCGGTCGAGGACTACGCCCAGTTGTTCTTCGACCTCGGCGGGCAGGACATCACCGCCGTGCTCAAGGTGTACCCCCACGTCCTCCCCGACGCCGACGCGATCGTGGAGTGGGTGAAGGGGACGCTGCTCACCGCCTACCTGGGCGTGCTGCCGGAGGAGTTGCAGGGGGCTTTCCTCGAGCGCTACCGCTCGAGGCTGAACGAATTGATGCCGCAGAAGCCGGTGTTCTACGGCTTCAAACGGGTGCTGCTGGCGGCGAGCAAGCCCGCCGTGTAA
- a CDS encoding diguanylate cyclase, translating to MTGATTLDRESFYQTLTNWKGDGPVSVAVADIDEFMPVNQNYGREVGDAVIALVMKALAGSLPPGSLLTRIGGDEFACALPGASPEEALIQLEEIRQYLAGRKHNVGEVSLAVRLSIGIASFPRHVSDPQQLLQAADEALLRAKREGRSRVAIYVEDKMVLKSNYYPKNQLARLATLSERLGRTEAALLREALADLLDKYREFL from the coding sequence ATGACCGGAGCTACTACGCTCGACCGCGAGAGCTTTTATCAAACCCTGACGAACTGGAAGGGGGACGGCCCTGTCTCGGTGGCGGTGGCCGACATCGACGAGTTCATGCCGGTCAACCAGAACTACGGGCGCGAGGTGGGCGACGCGGTGATCGCGCTGGTGATGAAGGCGCTGGCCGGGAGCCTCCCCCCCGGCAGCCTGCTCACCCGCATTGGCGGGGACGAGTTCGCCTGCGCCCTGCCGGGGGCCAGCCCCGAGGAGGCGCTGATCCAGCTCGAGGAGATCCGGCAGTACCTCGCGGGTCGCAAGCACAACGTGGGGGAGGTCTCGCTGGCGGTGCGGCTGTCCATCGGCATCGCCAGCTTCCCCCGCCACGTCTCCGACCCCCAACAACTGCTCCAGGCCGCCGACGAGGCGCTGTTGCGGGCCAAGCGCGAGGGGCGCAGCCGGGTGGCGATCTACGTGGAGGACAAGATGGTGCTGAAGTCGAACTACTACCCCAAGAACCAGCTCGCCCGCCTCGCCACGCTGTCCGAGCGCCTGGGCCGCACCGAGGCCGCCCTGCTGCGCGAGGCCCTGGCCGACCTGCTCGACAAGTACCGGGAGTTCCTGTGA